The window TTGCAGGAATAGGAACTGGTATGCTATGGGTATCATCAACAGTATCTGTTAGAAAATGGTATGTAGGTAAGGCATATGCAACTATGTGGGGTATAGCTTTTATGGGAGCTCCTGTTGCACAGGTTGTACTAAGTCTTGGAGCAAAACAGGTTCTTGCAACTATGGACTGGAGATTTGCTATGAGAATATTATCTCTTGTAGTATTAATAGCTTTAATAATAGCTACTTTAGTTGCAAAGAAAAATCCTAAATACTATGGACTTGAACCTTTTGGTATGGATACATTAAAAGTTAAGAAAAATAATGTTAATGATAAAGAATGGAGTATAAAGCAAGCTTTTTCTACATTCCCTATATGGGGTGCTATAATAGCATTTTTAACTAGTATGGTTGCAGAATTTTTAGTTTGGACTCAGATTGTAAAGTACTGGATGGCAGATTGTGATTTATCTTTATCTACGGCTACAAATCTTTATGTAGTAATAGGTATAGCTGGAATACTCACAATGCCTTTAATGGGAGTTGTAGCAGATAAGATGGTAACAAAGCTAAACCATGAAACTAAGGGTAGAAAATTTATGTTGATATTTGCACCTATAACAGGTGTTATAGCTTGTCTTGCTTTGATGGTAGGAAAAGGTGCATTAACTCTTAGCATCGTATCTTGTATAGTATTTGCTGTATACTGGGCGATTGAACCTGGTGGAGTTGCAGGATATGCAGCATCTGTTTATGGAAACAAGACTTTCGGTAAGATATGGGGACTGTCAACTCTTATAGTTATGGGAATAGGACCCGCACTTGGAAGTTTTATGGGAGCTTATTTATATGACATATCTGGAAGTTATTATAATTCATTAAAGTTTGCCATGGCATCATTTGTAATATCTGCCATAGTGGCAATGCTTCTTCCATTATCTATAGATAAAGATTAAGATATTAAAAAATAACAAGTCAATATACTAGTATACTGACTTGTTATTTTTAAATTTACCCAAAGTGAAAGTGAGGGGATTAAAATGGACAAGGGAATAGTATTTGACATACAGAGTTTTTCGGTACATGATGGGCCAGGATGTAGGACTACAGTCTTTATGAATGGATGTCCTCTAAGATGTGAATGGTGTGCAAACCCTGAAAGTTGGATTTTAAAGCCTCATATAATGTTTAGTGAAAATAGTTGCAAATATAAAAAAGGATGTACTATTTGTGAAAATGCATGTCCTCATGGAGGTTTGACATTTGATGATATGCCTAAATTAAATTGGAATATATGTAAAGATTGTGATACATTTGAGTGCAGTTTGAAGTGTTATTATGATGGATTCAAGGTGTGTGGTAAAGAATATAGTGTTGATCAAATAATGAAAATACTTACAAGAGACTCTCATTCTTGGAGTAGTGAAGG is drawn from Tepidibacter hydrothermalis and contains these coding sequences:
- a CDS encoding MFS transporter, encoding MLESRVSEKEAKHLGYMVVLASWLAVFCLFGYRATFSVLQGPMAKDLGWSASELTLGYSLMMSVYAVTAFFSGMIIDKWGTKPAYFLGAISGSLGFLITSFAKTYMSYLIPYAVFAGIGTGMLWVSSTVSVRKWYVGKAYATMWGIAFMGAPVAQVVLSLGAKQVLATMDWRFAMRILSLVVLIALIIATLVAKKNPKYYGLEPFGMDTLKVKKNNVNDKEWSIKQAFSTFPIWGAIIAFLTSMVAEFLVWTQIVKYWMADCDLSLSTATNLYVVIGIAGILTMPLMGVVADKMVTKLNHETKGRKFMLIFAPITGVIACLALMVGKGALTLSIVSCIVFAVYWAIEPGGVAGYAASVYGNKTFGKIWGLSTLIVMGIGPALGSFMGAYLYDISGSYYNSLKFAMASFVISAIVAMLLPLSIDKD